One part of the uncultured Celeribacter sp. genome encodes these proteins:
- a CDS encoding paraquat-inducible protein A, with the protein MRGGWLRGANLTLLVLFPIAWSAPLLRAGLLPLFRLSEISVVSGIAALWHKDMALALVVIFFAMIAPIAKVLALEALLGGRLPPRLKPALFHLGRLGMADVFLIAIYITVIKGMGVGRVEVGWGLYLFTFCVLLSLAMSIFAAKETKCA; encoded by the coding sequence ATGCGGGGGGGATGGCTGCGGGGTGCCAATCTGACCTTGCTGGTGCTGTTTCCCATCGCCTGGAGCGCGCCGCTGTTGCGCGCGGGCCTGTTGCCGCTGTTCCGCCTATCGGAAATATCTGTGGTCTCGGGCATTGCCGCGCTCTGGCACAAGGACATGGCCCTCGCGCTGGTGGTCATTTTCTTTGCCATGATCGCACCCATCGCCAAGGTCCTTGCCCTTGAGGCCCTGCTGGGCGGACGCCTGCCTCCCCGTCTCAAGCCTGCGCTTTTTCATCTGGGTCGGCTGGGCATGGCCGATGTGTTTCTCATCGCCATCTATATCACCGTGATTAAGGGCATGGGGGTCGGCCGCGTCGAAGTCGGCTGGGGACTGTATCTGTTCACCTTCTGCGTTCTGCTCAGTCTTGCCATGAGTATTTTCGCAGCAAAGGAAACAAAGTGCGCTTGA
- the radA gene encoding DNA repair protein RadA — protein sequence MAKAQKNFVCSNCGAVTTKWSGRCDGCGEWNTISEEKPLSASGPAKKTLGGLRGKEIPLTDLSAKEAPPPRTSSGLTEFDRVLGGGLVPASAILVGGDPGIGKSTLLLQAAARFADSGLKVVYISGEEASAQVRMRARRLGLAQANVKLGAETNLRDILTTLEAEAPDLVIIDSIQTMWADNVESAPGSVSQVRAAAHELVTFAKTRGVSVVLVGHVTKEGQLAGPRVVEHMVDTVLYFEGERGHQFRLLRAVKNRFGPAHEIGVFEMTGDGLREVSNPSALFLSERDQPVAGSVVFAGIEGTRPVLVEFQALIAPSPHAQARRTVVGWDGSRLAMILAVLESRCGVPFAGLDVYLNVAGGMKVSEPAADLAVAAALLSAREDVALPKDCVVFGELSLSGGLRPVGQTENRLKEAKKLGFSSAIAPARSKAVEKSGMDVRQMGDLVGFVGEIFGAG from the coding sequence ATGGCCAAGGCCCAGAAAAATTTCGTCTGCTCGAATTGCGGAGCGGTGACGACCAAATGGTCGGGGCGCTGTGACGGCTGCGGGGAATGGAACACCATTTCCGAAGAAAAGCCCCTGTCGGCTTCGGGCCCGGCCAAGAAAACTCTGGGCGGGTTGCGGGGCAAGGAAATCCCGCTCACAGATCTTTCCGCCAAGGAAGCGCCGCCGCCGCGCACATCTTCCGGGCTGACGGAATTCGACCGCGTCTTGGGCGGCGGGCTGGTGCCGGCTTCGGCCATTCTTGTCGGTGGCGATCCGGGGATCGGCAAATCGACGCTTTTGCTGCAAGCCGCTGCACGCTTTGCCGACAGCGGGTTGAAGGTGGTCTATATCTCAGGCGAGGAAGCCAGCGCACAGGTCCGGATGCGCGCCCGGCGTTTGGGACTGGCGCAGGCCAATGTGAAGCTGGGGGCAGAAACCAATCTGCGCGACATCTTGACGACGCTTGAGGCGGAAGCCCCCGACCTGGTGATCATTGATTCCATTCAGACCATGTGGGCCGACAATGTCGAGAGCGCCCCGGGCTCGGTCAGCCAGGTGCGGGCGGCGGCGCACGAACTTGTGACCTTTGCCAAAACCCGGGGTGTGTCCGTCGTGCTGGTCGGCCATGTCACCAAGGAAGGCCAACTTGCCGGTCCGCGCGTCGTGGAACATATGGTCGACACCGTTCTCTATTTCGAAGGCGAACGCGGGCATCAGTTTCGGCTTTTGCGCGCGGTGAAAAACCGCTTTGGGCCCGCCCATGAAATCGGTGTGTTTGAAATGACCGGCGACGGGCTGCGCGAGGTGTCGAACCCCTCCGCGTTGTTCCTGTCTGAACGTGATCAGCCAGTCGCCGGATCGGTGGTTTTCGCAGGAATTGAAGGCACCCGTCCGGTTCTGGTGGAGTTTCAGGCCCTCATCGCGCCCTCGCCCCACGCCCAGGCCCGGCGCACGGTGGTCGGTTGGGACGGGTCACGTCTGGCGATGATCTTGGCCGTGCTGGAATCGCGCTGCGGCGTGCCCTTTGCCGGGCTCGACGTCTATCTCAATGTGGCGGGCGGGATGAAAGTTTCTGAACCCGCCGCCGATCTGGCCGTGGCCGCCGCGCTTTTGTCCGCGCGAGAAGACGTCGCCCTGCCAAAAGATTGTGTGGTTTTCGGGGAACTTTCCCTCTCCGGAGGGCTGCGTCCGGTCGGTCAGACCGAAAACAGGTTGAAAGAAGCGAAAAAACTTGGTTTTTCATCGGCCATCGCTCCTGCCCGGTCCAAAGCCGTTGAAAAGAGCGGTATGGATGTCCGGCAGATGGGTGATCTGGTCGGATTTGTCGGAGAGATTTTCGGCGCCGGGTAA
- a CDS encoding CvpA family protein: MDGFTIIDGIVALVIIVSALLAYSRGFVREGMSIAGWIVAAILGYIFAPQAVPLVKEIPYLGDYIAGSCELSVITGFFAVFAVALIVVSLFTPLFSSAVQRSALGGIDQGLGFLFGVLRGIILVAVALVIVDRVATGDPIEVLENSRTAKVFARSADKLDDSLPDDAPGWITARYEALVNSCTE, encoded by the coding sequence ATGGACGGCTTTACTATCATTGACGGCATTGTGGCGCTGGTCATCATTGTCTCGGCCCTTCTGGCCTATTCGCGCGGGTTTGTCCGCGAAGGCATGTCGATCGCAGGCTGGATCGTGGCCGCCATTCTCGGCTATATCTTCGCGCCCCAAGCGGTGCCGCTGGTTAAGGAAATCCCCTATCTGGGCGATTATATCGCGGGATCGTGTGAACTCTCGGTGATCACCGGGTTCTTTGCGGTCTTCGCAGTGGCGCTGATCGTGGTTTCGCTGTTTACGCCGCTGTTTTCCTCGGCGGTGCAGCGGTCTGCACTGGGCGGCATTGATCAGGGGCTGGGCTTTCTCTTTGGCGTTCTGCGTGGCATCATCCTTGTCGCCGTGGCGCTGGTGATCGTCGACCGTGTGGCCACCGGCGACCCGATCGAGGTTCTGGAAAATTCGCGCACAGCCAAGGTTTTTGCGCGCAGTGCCGATAAGCTCGATGACAGCTTGCCGGACGATGCGCCGGGCTGGATCACCGCCCGCTATGAGGCATTGGTCAACAGCTGCACCGAATAA
- the purF gene encoding amidophosphoribosyltransferase has protein sequence MLDMPPATPFDDDKLKEECGVFGAIGVTDAASFIALGLHALQHRGQEAGGIVTHDPEAGFQSARRFGYVRDNFTSQNVIQSLPGSIGIGHVRYSTAGSKGTTAIRDVQPFFGEFSMGGAAIAHNGNITNAEALRRELIDRGSIFQSSSDSECIIHLMARSLQRNIPERMKDALRRVEGAFSVVAMTRTKLIGVRDPRGVRPLVLGKIGDKGYVLSSETCALDIIGAEFVREIEPGEMVVISDGKVTSSKPFEAQPSRFCIFEHVYFSRPDSILEGRSVYETRRQIGVELAKEAPVDADLVCPVPDSGTPAAIGYAFESGIPYGMGIIRNQYMGRTFIEPSEQIRNMGVRLKLNVNRALIRGKRIILVDDSVVRGTTSRKIKDMLLDAGAAEVHFRIASPPTMWPCFYGVDTPDRDKLLAAQMSVEEMRQHLDVDSLQFITLDGLYRAAGVTEGRDPKAPRYCDACFSGEYPVVPSDMVAKGFELKSSAN, from the coding sequence ATGCTCGACATGCCGCCCGCCACGCCCTTTGATGATGACAAGCTGAAAGAGGAATGCGGCGTCTTTGGCGCCATCGGCGTGACCGATGCAGCCTCTTTCATCGCCCTCGGCCTGCACGCGCTGCAGCACCGCGGTCAGGAAGCCGGGGGGATCGTCACCCATGATCCCGAAGCCGGGTTCCAATCCGCCCGGCGATTTGGCTACGTGCGTGACAATTTCACCTCGCAAAACGTGATCCAGTCCCTGCCCGGTTCCATCGGCATCGGCCATGTACGCTATTCCACAGCCGGATCGAAAGGCACCACCGCGATCCGCGATGTGCAGCCTTTCTTTGGCGAGTTTTCCATGGGCGGCGCAGCGATTGCCCACAACGGCAACATCACCAATGCCGAAGCATTGCGGCGCGAACTGATTGATCGCGGGTCGATTTTTCAGTCTTCTTCGGACAGCGAATGCATCATCCATCTGATGGCCCGGTCGCTTCAGCGCAACATCCCTGAGCGGATGAAAGACGCTCTGCGCCGCGTCGAAGGGGCCTTTTCCGTCGTAGCCATGACCCGCACCAAGCTGATCGGCGTGCGGGACCCGCGAGGCGTGCGTCCGCTGGTTCTAGGCAAAATCGGCGACAAGGGCTATGTGCTCTCCTCCGAGACCTGCGCGCTCGACATCATCGGTGCAGAGTTCGTGCGCGAGATCGAACCCGGCGAAATGGTCGTCATTTCGGACGGCAAGGTCACAAGCTCCAAACCGTTTGAAGCCCAGCCGTCACGGTTTTGCATCTTCGAACATGTCTATTTCTCCCGCCCCGACAGCATTCTGGAAGGCCGGTCCGTCTATGAGACCCGCCGCCAGATCGGTGTTGAGCTGGCGAAAGAGGCCCCTGTCGATGCCGATCTCGTCTGCCCTGTTCCCGACAGCGGCACGCCCGCAGCCATCGGCTATGCCTTTGAAAGCGGCATTCCCTACGGAATGGGCATCATTCGCAACCAATATATGGGCCGGACGTTCATCGAGCCGTCGGAGCAGATCCGCAACATGGGCGTGCGCCTGAAACTGAACGTCAACCGTGCCCTGATCCGTGGCAAACGCATCATCTTGGTGGACGACAGCGTGGTGCGCGGCACCACATCGCGCAAGATCAAGGACATGCTGCTGGATGCCGGTGCGGCAGAGGTGCATTTCCGCATCGCCTCGCCGCCCACCATGTGGCCCTGTTTCTATGGCGTAGACACGCCGGATCGGGACAAGCTGCTGGCGGCACAGATGAGCGTCGAAGAAATGCGTCAGCATCTGGATGTCGACAGCCTGCAGTTCATCACGTTGGACGGTCTCTATCGCGCGGCCGGTGTCACGGAAGGCCGCGACCCCAAGGCGCCGCGCTATTGCGATGCCTGTTTTTCCGGCGAATACCCGGTGGTTCCCTCCGACATGGTGGCCAAAGGGTTCGAGCTGAAATCCTCCGCAAACTGA
- a CDS encoding DUF2199 domain-containing protein: MASILDLDPRWRALTDPDGPYGGVIDIGFDHPSDWPHDQRGDQPFVKAGDDQLASELCRLEDARYLCATLSLPIRGSDEAVMIALWAEVPPPLFYAYLDLLDGGPVPATALATLANDLSPLVAQDSPLTLEFGDGSARPAGRLTGIADISLDDLLALYEASGTLTRSDLNPS; encoded by the coding sequence ATGGCCTCCATTCTTGACCTCGACCCGCGCTGGCGCGCGCTCACGGATCCCGATGGCCCCTACGGCGGGGTGATCGACATCGGCTTTGACCATCCCTCCGACTGGCCGCACGACCAACGCGGGGATCAGCCGTTTGTCAAAGCGGGAGACGATCAACTGGCCTCGGAACTGTGCCGCCTTGAAGACGCAAGGTATCTTTGCGCGACGCTTTCCTTGCCCATTCGCGGTTCTGATGAGGCGGTGATGATCGCACTCTGGGCCGAGGTGCCTCCCCCCTTGTTCTATGCCTATCTGGATCTTCTGGACGGAGGCCCGGTCCCCGCCACCGCCCTGGCGACGCTGGCCAATGATCTGTCGCCTCTGGTCGCACAGGACAGCCCGCTTACCCTGGAGTTTGGCGATGGCAGTGCCCGCCCGGCGGGTAGGCTCACCGGAATTGCCGATATCTCGCTCGACGATCTTCTGGCGCTTTACGAAGCCAGTGGGACACTCACGCGCAGCGATCTCAATCCCTCTTGA
- a CDS encoding SDR family oxidoreductase, with amino-acid sequence MTEQTKIALITGASRGLGFFLAEALAPRYHIVAVAKTTGALEELDDRIKAKGGEATLAPMDVTNPDAMAHLCRGIYDRWGHIDLWAHTAVYAQLLSPADHMDPKDFDRTMTTNAIATGKLIPMVSPLLAMAETPGDVLFFEDEHTGEKFFGAYGASKAAQIAMAKSWQAESANIAKAPRIHILRPRPMPTATRARFFPGEDKTSLTHPREEAPRLLQEAGIS; translated from the coding sequence ATGACAGAGCAGACAAAAATCGCCCTCATCACAGGCGCCTCCCGCGGCCTTGGCTTCTTTCTGGCAGAGGCGCTGGCGCCACGGTATCACATCGTCGCCGTGGCCAAGACCACCGGCGCGCTGGAAGAGCTTGATGACCGGATCAAGGCCAAAGGCGGCGAGGCCACCCTTGCCCCGATGGATGTGACCAATCCGGACGCCATGGCGCATCTCTGCCGGGGCATTTACGACCGCTGGGGGCATATCGACCTCTGGGCGCATACCGCCGTTTATGCGCAGCTTTTGTCCCCTGCCGACCATATGGACCCAAAAGACTTTGATCGCACGATGACCACGAATGCCATCGCGACCGGCAAGCTGATCCCGATGGTCTCGCCGCTTCTGGCCATGGCAGAGACGCCCGGCGACGTGTTGTTCTTTGAGGATGAACACACAGGCGAGAAATTCTTCGGGGCCTATGGTGCCTCCAAAGCCGCGCAGATTGCCATGGCGAAAAGCTGGCAGGCCGAATCCGCCAATATCGCCAAAGCCCCACGCATTCATATCCTGCGCCCGCGACCGATGCCGACAGCAACCCGCGCAAGGTTCTTCCCCGGAGAAGACAAGACCAGCCTCACCCACCCACGGGAAGAAGCCCCGCGCCTGCTGCAAGAGGCGGGGATTTCCTGA
- the surE gene encoding 5'/3'-nucleotidase SurE, translated as MRILITNDDGINAPGLKTLEAIAHEVAGPEGEIWIVAPAFEQSGVAHCISYAHPTMISELGPRRWAAEGSPADCVLAGLYDVLPERPDLVLSGVNRGNNAGENVMYSGTIGGAMEAALQGVKAIALSQFLGPQNYHLDDMFESAAAHGAKVVKHLLEKAPWGDGEEYGLFYNVNFPPLPASETKGMEVCRQGRRPSAGFGLEGQISPSGRRFLWVRGSEQSVETGPGTDVSSNLAGHISITPLRADLTAHDAIEGLKETF; from the coding sequence ATGCGTATCCTGATCACCAATGACGACGGCATCAACGCCCCCGGACTGAAAACCCTCGAAGCCATCGCCCATGAGGTGGCGGGACCAGAGGGTGAGATCTGGATCGTCGCCCCGGCCTTTGAACAATCCGGCGTGGCGCATTGCATTTCCTATGCCCATCCCACGATGATCAGCGAATTGGGACCGCGTCGCTGGGCTGCCGAAGGCTCCCCCGCCGATTGCGTTCTGGCCGGTCTCTATGACGTGCTGCCCGAACGCCCCGATCTGGTGCTCTCCGGGGTGAACCGCGGCAACAACGCGGGTGAAAACGTGATGTATTCCGGCACCATCGGCGGCGCCATGGAGGCCGCGCTACAAGGCGTCAAGGCCATCGCCCTGTCGCAGTTTCTGGGGCCGCAGAACTATCACCTAGACGACATGTTCGAAAGCGCAGCCGCCCACGGCGCCAAGGTCGTCAAACACCTGCTGGAAAAGGCGCCATGGGGCGACGGCGAAGAATACGGCCTGTTCTACAACGTCAACTTTCCGCCCCTGCCCGCCTCTGAGACCAAAGGCATGGAAGTCTGCCGTCAGGGCCGTCGCCCCAGCGCAGGTTTTGGCCTCGAAGGACAGATTTCGCCTTCGGGCCGCCGGTTCCTTTGGGTGCGCGGCTCGGAGCAATCCGTTGAAACCGGGCCGGGCACCGATGTGTCCTCCAATCTGGCTGGTCACATTTCGATCACCCCGCTGAGGGCGGATCTGACCGCGCATGATGCAATTGAAGGGCTGAAAGAGACGTTCTGA
- a CDS encoding protein-L-isoaspartate(D-aspartate) O-methyltransferase: MTMDAEAKMQFLYTLRSKGVTDLRTLQAMEKIDRGAFVKGVFSERAYEDMPLPIACGQTISQPSVVGLMTQALNVQPRDKVLEVGTGSGYQAAVLSQLSRRVYTVDRYVRLVRDAQRVFDALGIVNITAMAVDGSHGLPDQAPFDRILVTAAAEDPPGPLLAQLKTGGIMVLPVGQSDTVQSLIKVTRLESGFDYEELRAVRFVPLVEGMGQE, translated from the coding sequence ATGACCATGGACGCCGAAGCCAAGATGCAGTTTCTCTACACGCTCCGCTCCAAGGGCGTGACTGATCTGCGGACGCTTCAGGCCATGGAAAAGATCGACCGGGGTGCCTTTGTCAAAGGCGTCTTCTCTGAGCGCGCCTATGAAGACATGCCGCTGCCGATTGCCTGCGGCCAGACGATTTCGCAACCCTCCGTGGTCGGTCTGATGACGCAGGCGCTCAATGTGCAGCCGCGCGACAAGGTGCTTGAGGTCGGCACTGGCTCTGGCTATCAGGCCGCCGTGCTTAGCCAGCTGTCCCGCCGCGTCTACACGGTGGATCGCTATGTCCGGCTGGTGCGCGACGCCCAACGGGTGTTCGATGCTTTGGGCATTGTCAATATCACCGCCATGGCCGTTGACGGCAGCCATGGGCTGCCCGATCAGGCCCCTTTTGATCGCATCCTTGTGACCGCCGCCGCCGAAGACCCGCCGGGGCCGCTCTTGGCGCAATTGAAAACTGGCGGTATCATGGTGCTGCCCGTCGGGCAGTCGGACACGGTGCAAAGCCTGATCAAGGTGACACGTCTGGAGAGCGGCTTCGACTACGAAGAACTGCGCGCCGTGCGCTTCGTGCCCCTCGTCGAGGGGATGGGACAGGAATAA
- a CDS encoding LysM peptidoglycan-binding domain-containing protein, translated as MTISKTASPASKRASRGKLLLVGCAFAALSACDKPFDLDMRGLTDGFSTAPAATEARTVAKPRPDANGVISYPNYQVAVANRGDTINSVANRLGLSGPELARYNGIPEDVTLRAGEVIALPRRVGEASSTATRAGTIASGQRIDITTLAEEGLNNAQSGQTGSSTTTMTQAKPSAPVAGMEPIRHQVQRGETAYSIARKYGVSVRALADWNGLGSDLAVTEGRYLLIPVKMSESSSTASTTSEPGQGSPTPVPPSATEPLPDPDTAKPAPTTTKPAADLGATQSASSSEMVKPVSGAIIRDYDKTKSKFILFAAPAGTPVQAAKAGTVKLISTNADGVRIMVIDHGDGLQTAYSFIDGITVKKGDKVKRGQTIAKVTANEFNALQFMVFKGTQTVDPTPYLN; from the coding sequence ATGACCATTTCCAAAACGGCCTCCCCCGCCTCCAAACGCGCAAGCCGCGGCAAGTTGTTGCTTGTCGGCTGTGCCTTTGCAGCACTGAGCGCCTGCGACAAACCTTTTGATCTCGATATGCGTGGCCTGACCGATGGGTTTTCCACGGCTCCCGCCGCCACCGAAGCACGCACAGTCGCCAAACCGCGCCCCGATGCCAATGGGGTGATTTCCTATCCCAACTATCAGGTGGCCGTGGCCAACCGAGGCGACACGATCAACAGCGTTGCGAACCGCCTTGGGCTGTCTGGCCCGGAACTGGCCCGCTACAACGGCATCCCTGAAGATGTCACCCTGCGCGCAGGTGAGGTGATCGCCCTGCCCCGCCGCGTCGGCGAAGCCAGTTCGACCGCCACCCGCGCAGGCACCATTGCCTCAGGTCAACGCATCGACATCACGACGCTGGCCGAAGAGGGGCTGAACAATGCCCAGTCCGGTCAGACTGGTTCCTCGACCACCACGATGACACAGGCCAAGCCGTCGGCCCCTGTCGCCGGAATGGAACCGATCCGGCACCAGGTTCAGCGCGGCGAAACCGCCTATTCCATCGCCCGCAAATATGGTGTGTCGGTGCGAGCGCTGGCAGATTGGAACGGTCTTGGATCTGATCTGGCCGTCACAGAGGGGCGCTATCTGCTGATCCCGGTGAAGATGTCAGAAAGCAGCAGCACGGCCAGCACGACCAGCGAACCCGGTCAGGGCTCACCGACCCCGGTGCCGCCCTCAGCCACCGAACCACTGCCCGATCCGGATACGGCGAAACCCGCCCCGACCACGACCAAACCTGCAGCAGATCTGGGCGCGACGCAGTCTGCGTCGAGCTCGGAAATGGTCAAGCCGGTCTCCGGTGCGATCATTCGTGACTATGACAAGACCAAGTCGAAGTTCATTCTCTTTGCCGCCCCTGCAGGCACGCCGGTGCAGGCTGCCAAGGCCGGGACCGTCAAATTGATTTCCACCAACGCCGATGGCGTTCGGATCATGGTGATCGATCACGGGGACGGTCTGCAGACCGCCTATAGCTTCATTGATGGGATCACAGTGAAAAAAGGCGACAAGGTGAAACGCGGCCAGACCATCGCCAAGGTGACGGCCAACGAATTCAATGCTTTGCAGTTCATGGTCTTCAAGGGAACACAGACCGTCGACCCGACGCCCTATCTGAATTAA
- a CDS encoding ATP-binding protein, with translation MTKKTLKRIAKALERMAPAPLAAPDFDSADAYVWQTDPDALVPVKRVSRVDISLLVGVNRARDTLLENTRQFARGLSANNALLWGARGMGKSSLVKSVHAAVNAEGHPLKVVEMQREDLPSVARLLNLLRGSDHRFLLFCDDLSFSHDDQHYKSLKAVLDGGIEGRPDNVLFYATSNRRHLMPRDMIENERSSAISPSEATEEKVSLSDRFGLWLGFHPCSQDEYLSMIRGYCDAFGVEIDDETLRAEAVEWQATRGSRSGRVAWQYFTDLAGRNGVSLTQSG, from the coding sequence ATGACCAAAAAGACCCTGAAGCGTATTGCAAAAGCTCTGGAACGTATGGCGCCTGCGCCGCTGGCTGCGCCGGATTTCGACAGCGCGGATGCCTATGTCTGGCAGACCGATCCCGATGCGCTTGTGCCGGTGAAACGGGTGTCGCGCGTCGATATCTCTCTGCTCGTTGGCGTCAATCGCGCCCGCGATACGTTGCTGGAAAACACCCGGCAGTTCGCCCGCGGCCTGTCGGCCAACAACGCGCTGCTCTGGGGCGCGCGCGGGATGGGCAAATCTTCACTGGTCAAATCCGTCCATGCCGCTGTGAATGCAGAAGGCCATCCGCTGAAGGTTGTTGAGATGCAGCGCGAAGATCTGCCGTCGGTTGCGCGCCTGCTGAACCTGCTGCGTGGCTCCGATCATCGTTTTCTGCTGTTCTGCGATGACCTGTCCTTCAGCCATGACGACCAGCATTACAAATCGCTCAAGGCGGTGCTGGATGGCGGCATCGAAGGGCGCCCGGACAATGTGTTGTTCTACGCTACATCGAACCGGCGTCACCTGATGCCGCGGGATATGATTGAAAACGAACGTAGCTCTGCGATTTCCCCGTCGGAGGCGACCGAGGAAAAAGTGTCCTTGTCGGATCGCTTCGGTCTCTGGCTGGGCTTCCACCCCTGTTCGCAGGACGAATATCTGTCGATGATCCGGGGCTATTGCGATGCCTTTGGTGTTGAGATCGATGATGAGACGCTGCGTGCGGAAGCCGTGGAATGGCAGGCGACGCGGGGCTCGCGCTCTGGTCGGGTGGCATGGCAGTATTTCACCGATCTGGCCGGTCGCAACGGCGTGTCTTTGACCCAGAGCGGCTAA
- the tatC gene encoding twin-arginine translocase subunit TatC — MSYDSDIEDSSAPLIEHLAELRTRLIRAALAFVVGMVICFTVGGHILDFLLVPIENTMRNLGNPNPVMQYTAPQEYFFTLIRVSMVGGLVLAFPVIAYQLWRFVAPGLYRNEKNAFLPFLIASPMLFLAGAAFAQYVVVPLAMTFFLGFADLPSFVGALVDNGGDVASATKDTGIDIVFNGKVNESLDITLKMIVAFGLCFQLPVLLTLMGKAGLASAAGLRSMRKYAVVGILTVAALVTPPDVTTQLILFTVVYGLYEISIFLVARVEKKRNEELRAAGVLDDEDDFDED; from the coding sequence ATGAGCTACGACAGCGATATCGAAGACAGCAGTGCGCCGCTGATCGAACATCTGGCGGAGCTGCGCACCCGGTTGATCCGGGCGGCGCTCGCCTTTGTGGTGGGGATGGTGATCTGCTTCACCGTGGGCGGCCACATTCTGGATTTCCTGCTGGTACCGATCGAAAACACCATGCGCAACCTCGGCAACCCCAATCCGGTGATGCAATATACCGCGCCTCAGGAGTATTTCTTTACCCTGATCCGTGTGTCTATGGTCGGCGGTCTGGTGCTGGCCTTCCCGGTGATCGCCTATCAGCTGTGGCGCTTTGTGGCGCCGGGTCTGTATCGTAATGAAAAGAACGCCTTCCTGCCGTTTCTGATTGCCTCGCCGATGCTTTTTCTGGCCGGGGCGGCTTTCGCGCAATATGTGGTTGTGCCGCTGGCGATGACCTTTTTCCTGGGCTTTGCCGATTTGCCGTCCTTCGTGGGCGCTCTAGTCGACAACGGCGGCGATGTTGCCAGCGCGACCAAAGACACGGGGATCGACATCGTTTTCAATGGTAAGGTGAATGAAAGCCTTGATATCACGTTGAAAATGATCGTCGCTTTCGGCCTGTGCTTCCAGCTTCCGGTGCTTTTGACCCTGATGGGCAAGGCCGGGCTGGCCAGTGCCGCAGGGCTGCGCAGCATGCGCAAATATGCGGTGGTCGGCATCCTGACCGTCGCCGCCTTGGTGACCCCGCCGGATGTGACCACCCAGTTGATCCTGTTCACCGTGGTTTACGGTCTTTATGAAATCTCGATTTTCCTCGTCGCCCGGGTCGAAAAGAAACGCAACGAAGAACTGCGTGCGGCTGGCGTGTTGGATGACGAAGACGATTTCGACGAAGACTGA
- the tatB gene encoding Sec-independent protein translocase protein TatB, with protein MIDAMVPRIPLFFDMGMSELLVIGVVALIVVGPKDLPGMFRTLGRFTARAKSMAREFSRAMEAAADESGMKEASNALKAASNPKKFGLDKLNEAAETFEKWDPMKAADGKAAPKTTNLNKDELSPERAEAAQKISEATAKKATTRQEAEAAAAAEAAAQTDAELAADADLETDLDGAGAKDAAADDKTKGQA; from the coding sequence ATGATTGATGCCATGGTCCCCAGAATACCGCTTTTTTTCGACATGGGGATGTCGGAGCTTTTGGTGATCGGTGTGGTCGCCCTGATCGTTGTGGGACCCAAGGACCTGCCGGGGATGTTCCGTACCCTTGGTCGTTTCACGGCGCGGGCCAAATCGATGGCGCGGGAATTCTCGCGTGCGATGGAGGCCGCAGCAGATGAAAGCGGGATGAAAGAGGCTTCGAACGCTCTGAAGGCAGCATCCAACCCCAAGAAATTCGGTTTAGACAAGCTCAACGAGGCGGCGGAAACCTTTGAAAAATGGGATCCGATGAAAGCTGCCGATGGCAAAGCTGCGCCCAAAACCACGAATCTGAACAAAGACGAGCTGAGCCCGGAACGTGCCGAAGCGGCGCAGAAAATTTCCGAGGCAACTGCCAAGAAAGCGACCACCCGTCAGGAAGCCGAGGCAGCCGCTGCGGCAGAGGCCGCCGCTCAGACCGATGCGGAGCTGGCCGCGGACGCCGATCTGGAAACGGATCTGGATGGCGCCGGTGCCAAGGATGCGGCTGCAGACGATAAGACCAAGGGGCAGGCATGA
- a CDS encoding twin-arginine translocase TatA/TatE family subunit yields the protein MLNNIGLPGLLLIAVVVLVLFGRGKISGLMGEVGKGITSFKKGVSEGNKEIEDEAADVAKNVTPEDEKDKA from the coding sequence ATGCTCAACAATATCGGCCTTCCCGGCCTTCTGCTGATCGCCGTCGTGGTGCTGGTTCTGTTCGGCCGCGGCAAAATTTCCGGCCTGATGGGCGAAGTGGGCAAAGGCATCACCTCGTTCAAAAAAGGTGTGTCGGAAGGCAACAAGGAAATCGAAGACGAGGCCGCAGACGTGGCCAAGAACGTCACGCCGGAAGACGAAAAAGACAAGGCCTGA